Proteins encoded together in one Deinococcus planocerae window:
- a CDS encoding sensor domain-containing diguanylate cyclase — protein MPTPRPPAAAERLAALHAYLSLDPLSGEAFDRILALTAQVLDAPCAVVNLVGEDWQFTVASHGAPLTGLVLPREEVPCSLTVLGQGVVVIEDLAADPRFAHHPEVGPDSPVGVRMYAGAPLVTAGGQAVGTLCVFDTRVRGLEGRERQVLRTLAAVVMDELDLRLRTRELTQARDHARTLRDLAELMHEPQGPEETAQRALALLHARMRLDWSGLLRLTPGGPEVLRDHAGPRGEAYRAVMREPVTLEGTPLWAALRRREHVFVDDYAAEPETLAHLLAAGLRSAAWLFLRDGQGGAPYVLALARLGEPSGWTPDERGLLEAAVRSVGVALERAEHVRDLERAALTDALTGLGNRRALDEALDEAARLHAQAGAGYVLAVVDLDGMKRVNDERGHASGDDLLRAFALALRAPDVTAYRLGGDEYALLHVAPRGGAAAREELVALVEAAARHVRALGYPADASVGVAGVPDDARDATTALRTADLRMYARKRERLRLRGGE, from the coding sequence GTGCCCACGCCCCGCCCGCCCGCCGCCGCCGAGCGGCTCGCCGCCCTGCACGCGTACCTCAGCCTCGACCCCCTGTCCGGGGAGGCCTTCGACCGGATTCTGGCCCTGACCGCGCAGGTGCTCGACGCGCCCTGCGCCGTCGTCAACCTCGTGGGCGAGGACTGGCAGTTCACGGTGGCGAGCCACGGCGCCCCCCTCACCGGGCTGGTCCTGCCCCGTGAGGAGGTGCCCTGCTCGCTGACGGTGCTCGGGCAGGGGGTGGTGGTCATCGAGGACCTTGCCGCCGACCCGCGCTTTGCCCACCACCCCGAGGTCGGGCCGGACTCCCCGGTGGGCGTGCGGATGTACGCGGGCGCCCCGCTTGTCACCGCCGGGGGGCAGGCGGTCGGGACCCTGTGCGTGTTCGACACCCGCGTGCGCGGGCTGGAGGGACGCGAGCGTCAGGTGCTGCGCACGCTCGCCGCGGTGGTGATGGACGAACTCGACCTGCGGCTGAGGACCCGGGAGCTGACCCAGGCCCGCGACCACGCCCGCACCCTGCGCGACCTCGCCGAACTCATGCACGAGCCCCAGGGCCCCGAGGAGACGGCGCAGCGCGCCCTCGCCCTCCTGCACGCCCGGATGCGCCTCGACTGGTCGGGCCTGCTGCGTCTCACGCCGGGGGGCCCCGAGGTGCTGCGCGACCACGCCGGGCCGCGCGGCGAAGCGTACCGGGCGGTGATGCGCGAGCCGGTGACTCTGGAGGGCACCCCCCTCTGGGCGGCCCTGCGGCGCCGCGAGCACGTCTTCGTGGACGACTACGCCGCCGAGCCCGAGACCCTTGCGCACCTGCTCGCGGCGGGGCTGCGCAGCGCGGCGTGGCTTTTTCTGCGAGACGGCCAGGGCGGCGCCCCGTACGTGCTCGCGCTCGCCCGCCTCGGCGAGCCGTCGGGCTGGACCCCCGACGAGCGCGGGTTGCTGGAGGCGGCGGTGCGCAGCGTCGGCGTGGCGCTGGAGCGCGCCGAGCACGTCCGCGACCTCGAACGCGCGGCGCTCACCGACGCCCTGACCGGCCTCGGCAACCGCCGGGCCCTCGACGAGGCGCTCGACGAGGCCGCCCGGTTGCACGCGCAGGCGGGGGCGGGGTACGTGCTCGCGGTCGTGGACCTCGACGGGATGAAGCGGGTGAACGACGAGCGGGGCCACGCGAGCGGCGACGACCTGCTGCGCGCCTTCGCCCTCGCGCTGCGCGCCCCCGACGTGACCGCCTACCGCCTGGGGGGCGACGAGTACGCCCTGCTCCACGTGGCGCCCCGGGGCGGCGCGGCGGCCCGCGAGGAGCTCGTCGCGCTCGTGGAGGCGGCGGCCCGGCACGTCCGCGCCCTGGGCTACCCCGCCGACGCCTCGGTGGGGGTGGCCGGGGTCCCCGACGACGCCCGCGACGCCACCACCGCCCTGCGCACCGCCGACCTGCGGATGTACGCCCGCAAGCGCGAGCGGCTGCGCCTCCGCGGCGGGGAGTAG
- a CDS encoding VOC family protein, protein MTAHLDHLVVAARTLEEGRAWLEGRLNVPTQPGGEHERFGTHNVLLSLGGAAYLEVIAVNPQAPAPGRPRWFGLDTPELRGRLEDGPLLIHWVARVPDMNGPDLPTFGEPLDLSRGENRWTLTVPGDGSLPGGGVRPSLIRWHTPPPPGRLPDAGVRLLTLRLGTPDPDGLRAVLDALEFVGEVEVYEAPQPELQAMLETPEGPVTL, encoded by the coding sequence ATGACCGCCCACCTCGACCACCTCGTCGTCGCCGCCCGCACGCTCGAAGAGGGCCGGGCGTGGCTGGAGGGACGCCTGAACGTGCCCACGCAGCCGGGCGGCGAACACGAGCGGTTCGGCACCCACAATGTGCTGCTCTCCCTCGGTGGCGCGGCGTATCTGGAGGTCATCGCCGTCAACCCGCAGGCGCCCGCGCCGGGCCGCCCGCGCTGGTTCGGCCTGGACACCCCCGAGCTGCGCGGGCGGCTGGAGGACGGTCCCCTCCTCATCCACTGGGTCGCGCGGGTGCCCGACATGAACGGCCCCGACCTCCCGACCTTCGGAGAACCGCTTGACCTCTCGCGTGGCGAGAACCGCTGGACGCTGACGGTGCCGGGAGACGGCTCGCTTCCCGGCGGAGGCGTGCGCCCCAGCCTGATTCGCTGGCACACGCCGCCCCCGCCTGGCCGCCTGCCCGACGCGGGGGTCCGCCTCCTCACCCTGCGCCTGGGCACGCCTGACCCGGACGGGCTCCGCGCCGTGCTGGACGCCTTGGAGTTCGTGGGCGAGGTCGAGGTCTACGAGGCCCCCCAGCCCGAGCTTCAGGCGATGCTGGAGACGCCGGAAGGGCCGGTCACGCTGTGA
- a CDS encoding NAD(P)/FAD-dependent oxidoreductase translates to MLDALVVGGGLAGLTAARVLTRAGRRVRVLEAADAVGGRVRSRAVEGFTLEAGYQVLFPAYPAVIRHLDLSALDLVPIPPAAVIRRGAHSDVVGDPLRDPGGLPSTLTTPVLPLADKLRVARLAARLRAPAPHTLLGGPDETTESYLRRQGFTEATLDRFFRPFFGGIFLRRDLHTSARLFRYYFRMLMDGGVALPRAGIGALSDQLAGGVEVTTGVRVTRLVPQTGGHVSAATSAGDIEARHVIVATDPDTAQALLGEPVSRGSLGSTYLYYASSVQLDRQPRLLLNAEGGLINNAQWLSNAIPGRAPEGQHLLAVTVLGLPDLDDASLDARVRGELGRWYGAEASHLRTLHVERIPHAQYPQPPGYAATLAGHATRLPGVLLASEVTSSSSIQGAMESGEKAAAILLGDLAGMSRPRGA, encoded by the coding sequence ATGCTGGACGCTTTGGTGGTGGGCGGCGGGCTCGCGGGTCTGACGGCGGCGCGGGTCCTGACCCGGGCGGGGCGCCGCGTGCGCGTGCTGGAGGCGGCGGACGCGGTGGGCGGGCGCGTGCGCTCCCGGGCGGTGGAGGGCTTCACCCTGGAGGCCGGGTATCAGGTCCTCTTCCCCGCCTACCCGGCGGTGATCCGGCACCTCGACCTGAGCGCGCTCGACCTCGTGCCCATCCCGCCCGCCGCCGTCATCCGCCGGGGAGCGCACTCGGACGTGGTGGGCGACCCCCTGCGCGACCCCGGCGGGTTGCCGAGCACCCTGACGACTCCGGTGTTGCCCCTCGCGGACAAGCTGCGGGTGGCGCGGCTCGCGGCCCGGCTGCGCGCCCCCGCCCCCCACACCCTGCTGGGCGGCCCGGACGAGACGACCGAGAGCTACCTCCGGCGCCAGGGCTTCACCGAGGCGACCCTCGACCGCTTCTTCCGCCCCTTCTTCGGCGGCATCTTCCTGCGGCGGGACCTGCACACGAGCGCGCGGCTCTTCCGCTACTACTTCCGGATGCTGATGGACGGCGGCGTGGCCCTGCCCCGGGCGGGCATCGGCGCCCTCTCCGATCAGCTTGCGGGGGGCGTGGAGGTGACGACGGGCGTGCGGGTCACCCGGCTCGTCCCGCAGACGGGCGGGCACGTGTCCGCCGCGACCTCCGCCGGGGACATCGAGGCGCGGCACGTCATCGTCGCCACCGACCCCGACACGGCGCAGGCCCTCCTCGGGGAGCCCGTCTCGCGCGGGAGCCTCGGCAGCACGTACCTGTACTACGCCTCGTCCGTGCAGCTCGACCGCCAGCCCCGCCTCCTCCTGAACGCGGAGGGCGGGCTGATCAACAATGCCCAGTGGCTGAGCAACGCGATTCCCGGTCGGGCGCCGGAGGGCCAGCACCTCCTCGCCGTGACCGTGCTCGGCCTGCCCGACCTCGACGACGCCTCGCTCGACGCCCGGGTGCGCGGGGAACTCGGGCGGTGGTACGGGGCGGAGGCGAGCCACCTGCGTACCCTCCACGTCGAGCGCATCCCGCACGCCCAGTACCCGCAGCCGCCGGGGTACGCCGCCACCCTCGCCGGGCACGCCACCCGCCTTCCCGGCGTGCTGCTGGCCTCGGAGGTCACCTCGTCGAGCAGCATCCAGGGCGCGATGGAGAGCGGGGAGAAGGCCGCCGCCATCCTCCTCGGCGACCTGGCGGGGATGAGCCGCCCGAGGGGGGCGTGA
- a CDS encoding VanZ family protein — protein sequence MGAIWWLSSSPDTPGPPLPHPRDWAAHFTAYLALSFCLARATGRRGLALVVAAWFGALDEVHQAFVPGREAGPTDWVFDVLGAWVGAWLALRGGTRAPSAPVPVLSDPSR from the coding sequence ATGGGCGCGATCTGGTGGCTCAGCTCGTCGCCCGACACGCCCGGCCCGCCCCTGCCGCACCCGCGCGACTGGGCGGCGCACTTCACGGCGTACCTGGCGCTGAGTTTCTGCCTCGCGCGGGCGACCGGGCGGCGCGGACTCGCCCTGGTGGTCGCCGCGTGGTTCGGGGCGCTCGACGAGGTGCACCAGGCCTTTGTGCCGGGCCGCGAGGCGGGGCCCACCGACTGGGTGTTCGACGTGCTGGGCGCGTGGGTGGGGGCGTGGCTGGCCCTGCGGGGTGGGACGCGGGCGCCCTCCGCCCCTGTCCCAGTTCTGTCAGACCCCTCCCGCTAG
- a CDS encoding class I SAM-dependent RNA methyltransferase, translating into MPDPLTTLDIEKLVAGGLGLTRDDSGVVLVRGALPGERVRASVRAGRGVRQGVTREVLRESPDRVEALGLPTADLAHASYAAQLRFKRGFVEEALARIAKLRAPVGETVPSPREWAYRNTTQYLVTPQGLAYRERRGKEPQVVGQDPLVMEAIQAVMDRLDPGRLNPATEVAFRASRLTGEVVAALIGPGEPRVFLRASDHLMDAGVVGVSLAQPSERRFGAGVRLIAGEGEIREQFGRVQVSVSATGFAQVNPEAAGLVYLRAAELAGKGTHAVDLYGGAGAIGRHLAPSFTRVTVLDTAPEALSRGRQDVAESGGGNVTFRAGDAARLADLGTDVIVVDPPRAGLDEGSRGHIHASTADRLVYVSCDPATWARDVGDLTRRGWKLGSVTPHDFYPQTSHVEILSVLER; encoded by the coding sequence ATGCCTGACCCCCTGACCACGCTGGACATCGAGAAACTCGTCGCCGGAGGGCTGGGGTTGACCCGGGACGACTCCGGCGTGGTGCTCGTGCGCGGCGCGCTGCCGGGCGAGCGGGTGCGCGCCTCCGTGCGGGCCGGGCGGGGCGTGCGCCAGGGCGTGACCCGCGAAGTGCTGCGCGAGAGCCCCGACCGGGTGGAGGCCCTGGGGCTCCCTACCGCGGACCTCGCCCACGCCTCCTACGCCGCCCAGCTCCGCTTCAAGCGCGGCTTCGTGGAGGAGGCCCTCGCGCGCATCGCCAAGCTGCGCGCCCCCGTGGGCGAGACGGTGCCCAGCCCGCGCGAGTGGGCGTATCGCAACACCACCCAGTACCTCGTCACGCCGCAGGGCCTGGCGTACCGGGAGAGAAGGGGCAAGGAGCCCCAGGTCGTCGGGCAGGATCCCCTCGTCATGGAGGCGATCCAGGCTGTGATGGACCGCCTTGACCCGGGGCGCCTCAACCCGGCGACGGAGGTGGCCTTCCGCGCGAGCCGCCTGACCGGGGAGGTCGTCGCCGCCTTGATCGGGCCGGGGGAGCCGCGGGTCTTCCTGCGCGCGTCCGATCACCTGATGGACGCCGGGGTGGTCGGCGTGAGCCTCGCCCAGCCTTCCGAGCGTCGCTTCGGGGCGGGGGTGCGGTTGATCGCGGGGGAGGGCGAGATTCGGGAGCAGTTCGGGCGGGTGCAGGTCAGCGTGTCCGCGACGGGCTTCGCGCAGGTAAACCCGGAGGCGGCGGGGCTGGTGTACCTCCGCGCGGCGGAGCTGGCCGGGAAGGGCACGCACGCGGTGGACCTCTACGGCGGGGCCGGGGCCATCGGGCGGCACCTCGCGCCGAGTTTTACGCGGGTCACCGTGCTCGACACCGCCCCCGAGGCCCTGTCGCGCGGGCGGCAGGACGTGGCGGAAAGCGGGGGGGGCAACGTGACCTTCCGGGCGGGGGACGCGGCGCGGCTTGCCGACCTCGGCACCGACGTGATCGTGGTGGACCCGCCGCGCGCGGGGCTCGACGAGGGCTCGCGCGGGCACATCCACGCGAGCACCGCCGACCGCCTCGTGTACGTGAGCTGCGACCCCGCCACCTGGGCGCGCGACGTGGGCGACCTCACCCGGCGGGGGTGGAAGCTCGGCTCCGTGACCCCGCACGACTTCTATCCCCAGACGAGCCACGTGGAAATCCTGAGCGTGCTCGAACGTTAG
- a CDS encoding VOC family protein gives MTALLLDHVAIATPDLDSGSAPYLTLGLTPEGPDEEVASQGVVVRAFVVGESLVELLAPTRPDSPIAGFLERRGPGLHHTAYRVTDLDAEMGRLREAGARFLSDAPTPGRAGTRVAFLHPKWGAGTLIELVEHPAGGPHHPAGREA, from the coding sequence ATGACCGCCCTGCTGCTCGATCACGTCGCCATCGCCACACCCGACCTCGACTCGGGGAGCGCCCCCTACCTCACCCTGGGCCTGACTCCCGAGGGCCCCGACGAGGAGGTCGCCTCCCAGGGCGTGGTCGTGCGCGCCTTCGTGGTGGGGGAGAGCCTGGTGGAACTCCTCGCGCCCACCCGCCCGGACAGCCCGATTGCAGGCTTCCTGGAGCGGCGCGGCCCGGGGCTGCACCACACGGCCTACCGGGTCACCGATCTCGACGCCGAGATGGGGCGGCTGCGGGAGGCGGGGGCCCGTTTCCTCTCGGACGCGCCGACGCCGGGCCGCGCGGGGACGCGGGTGGCCTTTCTCCACCCGAAGTGGGGGGCGGGCACCCTGATCGAACTCGTCGAGCATCCCGCCGGGGGGCCGCACCACCCGGCGGGGAGGGAGGCTTGA
- a CDS encoding AAA family ATPase — MTRAVTAAASPSAGSPPPGSAGAVASAQEALDRVILGKSGQVRLALACLLARGHLLIEDQPGVGKTTLAHALARVLGLDFRRVQFTADLLPADLLGVSVWDAREGAFRYHPGPIFSQVLLADEINRATPKTQGALLEAMEERQVSEGGVTRPLPEPFFVIATQNPAAFVGTAPLPEAQLDRFLLTVTLGYPDPRAERTLLETGGRAGAARDLPAVLGPAALVAAQREVDEVYAAPPLLDYLQLLARATRGHPALAGGLSPRALIGLLGAARAWAFLAGRRMVLPEDVQAVFPALGAHRLPPRDPGTRVGDVLARVLADTPIP, encoded by the coding sequence ATGACGCGCGCCGTGACTGCCGCCGCCTCCCCGAGTGCCGGGAGTCCCCCGCCGGGAAGTGCGGGGGCCGTGGCTTCGGCCCAGGAAGCCCTCGACCGGGTGATCCTCGGGAAGTCCGGGCAGGTCCGCCTCGCCCTGGCGTGCCTGCTCGCGCGCGGGCACCTGCTGATCGAGGATCAGCCGGGGGTGGGCAAGACCACGCTCGCGCACGCGCTCGCCCGCGTCCTGGGGCTGGACTTCCGGCGGGTGCAGTTCACCGCCGACCTGCTGCCCGCCGACCTCCTCGGCGTGAGCGTCTGGGACGCGCGGGAGGGGGCCTTCCGTTACCACCCCGGCCCGATTTTCTCGCAGGTGCTTCTCGCCGACGAGATCAACCGCGCGACCCCCAAGACGCAGGGCGCCCTGCTGGAGGCGATGGAGGAGCGCCAGGTCAGCGAGGGCGGGGTGACCAGACCCCTCCCCGAGCCCTTTTTCGTGATCGCCACCCAGAACCCCGCCGCCTTCGTGGGGACCGCGCCGCTGCCGGAGGCGCAGCTCGACCGCTTCCTGCTCACCGTCACGCTGGGCTACCCCGACCCCCGCGCCGAGCGCACCCTGCTGGAGACGGGGGGCCGGGCGGGGGCCGCGCGCGACCTTCCCGCCGTGCTCGGCCCCGCCGCCCTGGTCGCCGCCCAGCGCGAGGTGGACGAGGTGTACGCCGCTCCCCCTCTGCTCGACTACCTGCAACTCCTCGCCCGCGCGACCCGGGGGCATCCGGCGCTCGCGGGCGGGCTCAGCCCCCGCGCGCTGATCGGGCTGCTCGGGGCCGCCCGCGCGTGGGCCTTCCTGGCGGGGCGGCGTATGGTCCTCCCCGAGGACGTGCAGGCCGTGTTCCCGGCGCTCGGCGCCCACCGCCTGCCGCCGCGCGACCCCGGCACCCGGGTGGGGGACGTGCTCGCCCGCGTCCTCGCCGACACGCCGATCCCCTAG
- the plsY gene encoding glycerol-3-phosphate 1-O-acyltransferase PlsY — protein sequence MILTTVLALALSYLLGSLPAAAWVARARGVDIRQVGSGNSGATNVLRALGAGPALFVALFDILKGALAVWLGGALGLGPFAATLCGVAAVLGHNFSPFLGWRGGKGVATSFGVITAAAPVLGLGILVIGLSSMFLTRFVSAGSVLGAVTAVLLAVVTGQPAWLTGVVTALTALLVWQHRENIRRLQAGNERRLGEPK from the coding sequence GTGATCCTGACCACCGTCCTCGCCCTGGCCCTCTCGTACCTGCTCGGTTCGCTCCCCGCCGCCGCGTGGGTGGCCCGGGCGCGCGGGGTGGACATCCGCCAGGTCGGCAGCGGCAACAGCGGCGCCACGAACGTCTTGCGCGCCCTCGGCGCGGGCCCGGCGCTGTTCGTCGCCCTCTTCGACATCCTCAAGGGGGCGCTGGCCGTGTGGCTGGGGGGCGCGCTGGGCCTGGGCCCCTTCGCCGCCACACTCTGCGGGGTCGCCGCCGTCCTCGGGCACAACTTCAGCCCCTTCCTGGGCTGGCGGGGCGGCAAGGGAGTCGCCACCAGCTTCGGCGTGATCACCGCCGCCGCGCCCGTGCTGGGCCTGGGCATCCTGGTGATCGGGCTGTCGAGCATGTTTCTCACCCGCTTCGTCTCCGCCGGAAGCGTCCTCGGCGCCGTCACCGCCGTCCTCCTCGCCGTGGTCACCGGTCAGCCCGCGTGGCTCACGGGGGTCGTCACGGCGCTCACCGCCCTGCTCGTGTGGCAGCACCGCGAGAACATCCGCCGCCTCCAGGCGGGCAACGAGCGCCGTCTGGGCGAGCCGAAGTAA
- a CDS encoding rhomboid family intramembrane serine protease gives MRASPSRRPGPDRPRRGSQPVLAAVLTLLLVGGVWAQEILDQFAFGGALDGYGILPRDPGSVTNVLTAPFLHGGFGHLIANTVPLAVLAFMSALRGAWRFLGATLVIVVVGGFLVWLLGRGGSLHLGASALVFGYLAYLIGVGWWERTPGAVVIALVAVFLYGGAIWGVLPSNPLISWEAHLFGFLAGLLAAALLHRRRPARAGQVGSSLPPSRW, from the coding sequence GTGCGCGCCTCCCCCTCCCGCCGTCCGGGCCCCGACCGACCGCGCCGGGGCTCGCAACCCGTCCTGGCCGCCGTGCTGACCCTGCTGCTCGTGGGCGGGGTGTGGGCGCAGGAGATCCTCGACCAGTTCGCGTTCGGCGGGGCGCTCGACGGGTACGGCATCCTCCCGCGCGACCCGGGCAGCGTGACGAACGTGCTCACCGCGCCCTTCTTGCACGGCGGATTCGGGCACCTGATCGCCAACACCGTGCCGCTGGCCGTCCTCGCCTTCATGAGTGCGCTGCGCGGCGCATGGCGCTTCCTGGGGGCGACGCTGGTGATCGTCGTCGTGGGCGGGTTCCTGGTGTGGCTGCTGGGGCGAGGGGGCAGCCTACACCTGGGGGCCTCGGCGCTCGTGTTCGGTTACCTCGCCTACCTGATCGGGGTGGGGTGGTGGGAGCGGACGCCCGGCGCGGTGGTCATCGCACTCGTCGCGGTGTTCCTGTACGGCGGGGCGATCTGGGGGGTGCTGCCATCGAACCCGCTGATCTCCTGGGAGGCGCACCTTTTCGGCTTCCTGGCGGGTCTTCTGGCGGCGGCGCTGCTGCACCGCAGGCGACCGGCGCGGGCGGGTCAGGTCGGATCGTCCCTGCCCCCGTCCCGCTGGTGA
- a CDS encoding aspartate-semialdehyde dehydrogenase: MRVAIVGATGAVGHELLRVLESSTLQLGELQLYASPRSAGTTLPFNGQELTVRVTPEGAIDADLILASAGGSISKALAPAWVAGGAVVIDNSSAFRYDPEVPLVVPEVNGEAALGHKGIIANPNCTTAVAVVAVAPLHRAYGVKRMIVSTYQATSGAGQKGIEELLTQTHRVLHAQPAEAEVFAHPIPFNVIPHIDAFQDNGYTKEEMKVAWETRKIIGDDSIRVSCTAVRIPTLRTHSEAITLELERPATPDEARELLRQAAGVEVRDDPSARLYPMPLTASGKYDVEVGRIRSSLVFDGGLDLFVAGDQLLKGAALNAVQIAEYLQEKGALKGKVAG; this comes from the coding sequence ATGCGCGTAGCGATTGTGGGGGCGACGGGAGCGGTCGGACACGAACTCTTGCGGGTGCTGGAGAGCAGCACGCTTCAACTGGGCGAATTGCAGCTCTACGCCAGCCCGCGCTCGGCGGGGACGACCCTGCCTTTTAACGGCCAGGAGCTGACGGTGCGCGTCACGCCCGAGGGGGCCATCGACGCCGACCTGATCCTCGCGTCGGCGGGGGGTTCGATCAGCAAGGCGTTGGCTCCGGCGTGGGTGGCGGGCGGCGCAGTCGTCATCGACAACTCCAGCGCCTTCCGCTACGACCCGGAAGTGCCCCTCGTCGTGCCCGAGGTGAACGGCGAGGCGGCCCTGGGCCACAAGGGCATCATCGCCAACCCCAACTGCACAACGGCGGTCGCGGTGGTCGCGGTGGCGCCGCTGCACCGGGCTTACGGCGTGAAGCGCATGATCGTCTCCACCTATCAGGCGACGAGCGGCGCGGGGCAAAAGGGCATCGAGGAGCTGCTGACCCAGACGCACCGGGTCCTGCACGCCCAGCCTGCGGAGGCGGAGGTCTTCGCGCACCCGATCCCCTTCAACGTTATCCCGCACATCGACGCCTTCCAGGACAACGGCTACACGAAAGAGGAGATGAAGGTCGCCTGGGAGACGCGCAAGATCATCGGCGACGACTCCATCCGGGTCAGTTGCACGGCGGTCCGCATCCCCACCCTGCGCACGCACTCCGAGGCAATCACCCTCGAACTCGAACGGCCCGCCACCCCGGATGAGGCGCGCGAGCTGCTGCGTCAGGCGGCGGGCGTCGAGGTGCGCGACGATCCATCGGCGAGGCTCTATCCCATGCCCCTCACGGCCAGCGGCAAGTACGACGTGGAGGTCGGGCGCATCCGCTCCTCGCTGGTGTTCGACGGGGGGCTCGACCTCTTCGTGGCGGGCGACCAGCTCCTCAAGGGGGCGGCGCTGAACGCCGTGCAGATCGCCGAATACTTGCAGGAGAAGGGGGCTCTGAAGGGCAAGGTCGCGGGCTAA